In Pseudomonas alcaliphila JAB1, a single window of DNA contains:
- the pyrR gene encoding bifunctional pyr operon transcriptional regulator/uracil phosphoribosyltransferase PyrR: MLPNPNDLLPAMASALTQHLNQRQISEPRFIGIRTGGVWVAQALLAALGRNDALGVLDVSFYRDDFTQNGLHPQVQPSELPFEIEGQHLVLIDDVLMSGRTIRAALNELFDYGRPASVTLVSLLDLNARELPIRPDVVGATLSLAANARVKLSGPTPLTLELQTLAN, translated from the coding sequence ATGCTACCGAACCCCAACGACCTGCTGCCGGCCATGGCCAGCGCCCTGACCCAGCACCTGAACCAGCGCCAGATCAGCGAGCCGCGTTTCATCGGCATCCGCACCGGCGGCGTCTGGGTCGCCCAGGCCCTGCTCGCCGCCCTGGGGCGCAATGACGCGCTGGGCGTGCTCGACGTGTCCTTCTACCGCGATGATTTCACCCAGAACGGCCTGCACCCACAGGTGCAGCCCTCCGAGCTGCCGTTCGAAATCGAAGGCCAGCACCTGGTGCTGATCGACGATGTGCTGATGAGCGGCCGCACCATCCGTGCAGCGCTGAACGAGCTGTTCGACTACGGTCGTCCGGCCAGCGTGACCCTGGTCAGCCTGCTCGACCTAAACGCCCGCGAGCTGCCGATTCGCCCCGACGTAGTCGGCGCCACCCTGTCGCTGGCGGCCAACGCGCGGGTAAAATTGTCCGGCCCCACGCCGCTGACCCTCGAACT
- the ruvX gene encoding Holliday junction resolvase RuvX, which translates to MMSDKPLRLLLGFDYGTKQIGVAVGQVITGQARELCILKAQNGVPDWSRVEALIKEWQPDAVVVGLPLNMDGTPSEMSARAEKFARRLNGRFNLPAYTHDERLTTFEAKGQRLREGQSGGYRERPVDAIAAALLLQGWLEENCPG; encoded by the coding sequence CTGATGAGTGACAAGCCACTGCGCCTGTTGCTGGGCTTCGACTACGGCACCAAGCAGATCGGCGTCGCCGTCGGCCAGGTGATCACTGGCCAGGCCCGCGAACTCTGCATACTCAAGGCACAGAACGGGGTACCGGACTGGAGCCGCGTCGAGGCGCTGATCAAGGAATGGCAGCCGGACGCCGTGGTGGTCGGCCTGCCGCTGAACATGGACGGCACGCCCAGCGAGATGAGCGCCCGCGCCGAGAAATTCGCCCGTCGCCTCAATGGCCGCTTCAACCTGCCGGCCTACACCCATGACGAGCGCCTGACCACCTTCGAGGCCAAGGGCCAGCGCCTGCGCGAAGGCCAGAGCGGCGGCTACCGCGAACGCCCGGTCGATGCCATCGCCGCCGCCCTGCTGTTGCAAGGCTGGCTAGAGGAAAACTGTCCGGGCTGA
- a CDS encoding YqgE/AlgH family protein, protein MKTSAPTSLKHHFLIAMPHMADPHFAQTVTYLVEHNEQGAMGLVINKPNGLNLADVLEQLRPDEEPAALCHSLPIFAGGPVQIDRGFVLHPAGPQFQATLELGELGLSTSQDVLFAIADGSGPDRYLITLGYAGWDAGQLEAELSENAWLTCPADSSILFDLPFDQRLNAAAARLGVNLSLLTSQVGHA, encoded by the coding sequence ATGAAGACTTCAGCCCCCACTTCGCTCAAGCACCATTTCCTGATCGCCATGCCGCACATGGCCGATCCGCATTTCGCGCAAACCGTCACCTACCTGGTCGAGCACAACGAGCAGGGCGCGATGGGCCTGGTGATCAACAAGCCCAATGGCCTGAATCTGGCCGATGTGCTGGAGCAATTGCGCCCTGACGAAGAACCGGCAGCGCTGTGCCACAGTCTGCCGATCTTCGCCGGCGGCCCGGTACAGATCGACCGCGGTTTCGTTCTGCACCCCGCCGGCCCGCAGTTTCAGGCAACCCTGGAGTTGGGCGAGCTGGGCCTGTCGACTTCGCAAGACGTATTGTTCGCCATCGCCGACGGCAGTGGCCCGGATCGCTACCTGATCACCCTCGGCTACGCCGGCTGGGATGCCGGGCAACTGGAAGCCGAACTGTCCGAGAACGCCTGGCTGACCTGCCCCGCCGACAGCAGCATTCTTTTCGACCTGCCGTTCGATCAACGCCTCAATGCCGCAGCGGCGCGTCTGGGAGTCAACCTCAGCCTGCTGACTTCACAGGTCGGACACGCCTGA
- a CDS encoding energy transducer TonB, giving the protein MNAAASPQTASSATARPADRLGFTLFLAAALHAALILGIGFTLESPPEISKTLEITLSTFKSEEKPKEADFLAQDNQQGSGTLEHAAAPKTTEQAPFQDSEVRKVTPPATPQQPATKQEAPKAAVATRAPQQQKTPVKREEAKPVPETRPAPVFDSAQLSAEIASLEAELAQEVQAYAKRPKIHRLNAASTMRDKGAWYKDEWRKKVERIGNLNYPDDARRQRIYGSLRLLVSINRDGSLYEVQVLESSGQAVLDQAAQRIVRLAAPYAPFTGDLADIDRLEIIRTWRFERGDRLSSN; this is encoded by the coding sequence ATGAACGCAGCCGCCTCCCCACAGACCGCCTCCTCCGCCACCGCCCGACCGGCGGACCGCCTGGGATTCACCCTGTTTCTCGCGGCAGCGCTGCACGCGGCACTGATCCTCGGCATCGGCTTCACCCTGGAGTCGCCGCCGGAAATCAGCAAGACGCTGGAAATCACTCTCTCGACCTTCAAGAGCGAAGAAAAGCCCAAGGAAGCGGATTTCCTGGCGCAGGACAACCAGCAGGGCAGCGGCACGCTGGAACACGCCGCAGCCCCCAAGACCACCGAACAGGCGCCCTTCCAGGACAGCGAGGTACGCAAGGTGACGCCACCCGCGACCCCGCAGCAGCCCGCCACCAAGCAGGAAGCGCCCAAGGCCGCGGTCGCCACGCGCGCACCGCAGCAGCAGAAAACCCCGGTCAAACGCGAAGAAGCCAAACCGGTTCCGGAAACGCGCCCGGCGCCGGTCTTCGATTCCGCTCAGCTGTCCGCAGAGATCGCCAGCCTGGAAGCCGAGCTGGCACAGGAAGTTCAGGCCTATGCCAAACGGCCGAAGATCCACCGCCTCAACGCCGCCTCGACCATGCGCGACAAGGGCGCCTGGTACAAGGACGAGTGGCGCAAGAAGGTCGAGCGCATCGGTAACCTCAATTACCCCGACGACGCCCGTCGCCAGCGCATCTACGGCAGTCTGCGCCTGCTGGTATCGATCAATCGCGACGGCTCGCTGTACGAAGTGCAGGTGCTGGAATCCTCCGGCCAGGCCGTGCTCGACCAGGCCGCGCAACGCATCGTGCGCCTGGCCGCGCCCTATGCGCCCTTCACCGGCGACCTGGCCGATATCGACCGCCTGGAGATCATCCGCACCTGGCGCTTCGAGCGCGGTGATCGGCTGTCGAGCAACTGA